A window from Urocitellus parryii isolate mUroPar1 chromosome 1, mUroPar1.hap1, whole genome shotgun sequence encodes these proteins:
- the LOC144254148 gene encoding activated RNA polymerase II transcriptional coactivator p15: MPKSKELVSSSSSGSDSDSEVEKKLKRKKQVAPEKPVKKQKTGETSRALSSSKQSSSSRDDNMFQIGKMRYVSVRDFKGKVLIDIREYWMDPEGEMKPGRKGISLNPEQWSQLKEQISDIDDAVRKL; this comes from the coding sequence ATGCCTAAATCAAAGGAACTTGTTTCTTCAAGCTCATCGGGAAGTGATTCTGACAGTGAAGTTGAGAAaaagttaaagaggaaaaagCAAGTTGCTCCAGAAAAACCTGTAAAGAAGCAAAAGACTGGTGAAACTTCGAGAGCTCTGTCATCTTCCAaacagagcagcagcagcagagatgATAATATGTTTCAGATTGGAAAAATGAGGTACGTCAGTGTTCGGGATTTTAAAGGGAAAGTTCTAATTGATATTAGAGAATATTGGATGGATCCAGAAGGTGAAATGAAACCAGGAAGAAAAGGTATTTCTTTAAATcctgagcaatggagccagctgaagGAACAGATTTCTGACATTGATGATGCAGTAAGAAAACTGTAA